The Mycolicibacterium aichiense region CCGCATCTTGGTTTGCGAACATCGCTGCAGCCATGCGTGGACCGACGTAGGGCTCGTCGGCGTGGGCCGCCGTGATCGCGTCGATGAGGTGTTGCTTGTTCTCCGACTTGGCGATGTAACTCAGTGCTCCTATCTCCAGACAGCGAAGTATCACTTCGTTGGCGGATTGGTAGGAGTAGACGACGACGCGGTAGCCGCGCTCGATCACGCGCGACAAGCCGGCAAAATCGATTCTGCGGCCGTCCTGTTCGAGATCGAACACTACGACATCGACCTCAGAGCCGACATCGGACAGGAATTGTTCAGTCGAGAAGAATGCCGCGACGAAGGTAGCCGCAGGCTCAGCGTCTCTGCACCAGATACGTACGGCGTCATGGATGGCGTCGTGATCGTCTATGACAACGACCCTGAGAGGACTGTGATCAGGCACTGACATCCTGATCCGATGCCATGTTGCCCGCCGGCGTTGAGAACGTGACCCATGTCGACGTGTCGGTCGAAACGACCTGGGCGCTGTCGTCGGCCCAAAGCTGTTCGGGGTGTTGATCAGTCACGTCGACGAGTACGCTCACGGCGACCCCGCCGTTATCTGC contains the following coding sequences:
- a CDS encoding DNA-binding response regulator gives rise to the protein MSVPDHSPLRVVVIDDHDAIHDAVRIWCRDAEPAATFVAAFFSTEQFLSDVGSEVDVVVFDLEQDGRRIDFAGLSRVIERGYRVVVYSYQSANEVILRCLEIGALSYIAKSENKQHLIDAITAAHADEPYVGPRMAAAMFANQDAGRPNLTSREMEVLIAWFQTESKDLVAQRLFISPSTVRTHLQRVRAKYASVGRQAQTKSALVARAIQDGIIAVDDL